Proteins from a single region of Gammaproteobacteria bacterium:
- a CDS encoding pyruvate dehydrogenase (acetyl-transferring) E1 component subunit alpha, translating into METELMKQMLRDMVLARVFEERAAQEYARGNIAGFLHLYPGEEAVAVGVLRAAEPADYIVSTYREHVHALVRGIPATAVMAELFGKKTGCSKGMGGSMHLFDRERRFMGGYAIVGETFPVAIGIAYAIALRGLPEVAVCFFGDGAVNQGTFHESLNMAALWRLP; encoded by the coding sequence ATGGAAACGGAACTGATGAAACAAATGCTGCGGGACATGGTGCTGGCCCGCGTCTTTGAAGAGCGTGCCGCCCAGGAATACGCCCGGGGCAACATCGCCGGTTTTCTCCATCTCTATCCTGGTGAGGAGGCGGTGGCAGTGGGCGTGCTGCGTGCCGCCGAGCCGGCCGATTACATTGTCTCCACCTACCGCGAGCATGTCCATGCCCTGGTGCGCGGGATTCCGGCCACCGCCGTTATGGCCGAGCTGTTTGGCAAAAAGACCGGCTGCAGCAAGGGCATGGGCGGCTCCATGCATCTGTTCGACCGGGAACGGCGCTTCATGGGCGGCTATGCCATCGTCGGCGAGACCTTTCCCGTGGCCATCGGCATTGCCTATGCCATCGCCCTGCGCGGCCTGCCGGAGGTGGCCGTTTGTTTCTTTGGTGACGGCGCCGTCAACCAGGGTACCTTTCACGAGAGCCTTAATATGGCGGCCCTGTGGCGGTTGCC
- a CDS encoding inorganic phosphate transporter — protein MESVTVLLVVVVIMVVLFDFTNGFHDAADMVATAIASRAMRPAVAIAIVTVFTFIAPFSVGLAVADTVGTFVDISDVSPMVGGSLVIAALGAAVSYNLATWRLGFPSSSSNSLAGGLVGAGLYAVGAGHINWGLAALQAGSLDGVMKVVAGLFVSPLLGFALGFVVMKLLFHLLQGARSSVRRVFVASQYLSVAWLGFSHGANDAQKGMAVIAMMLLASGVTPGFTVPTWVILLCASSITVGTMFGGWKIIKTLGFGLFRVKLIHSVASQVGAAAVNSLATALGAPTSTTQVVTASLLGNGAAEKPSHVRWRTAAGIVAGWWFNVPSSMLLGAWYCWLCLKLWG, from the coding sequence ATGGAATCGGTTACCGTGTTGTTGGTGGTGGTCGTCATCATGGTGGTGTTGTTCGATTTCACCAACGGTTTTCACGACGCCGCCGACATGGTGGCCACCGCCATCGCCTCGCGGGCCATGCGGCCGGCTGTGGCCATCGCCATTGTCACCGTGTTCACGTTCATCGCTCCCTTTTCGGTGGGGCTGGCAGTGGCCGATACTGTGGGCACCTTCGTCGATATCAGCGACGTCAGCCCCATGGTTGGCGGGAGCCTGGTGATCGCGGCCCTGGGGGCGGCGGTGAGCTACAACCTCGCCACCTGGCGGTTGGGTTTCCCCTCGTCCTCCTCCAATTCCCTGGCCGGCGGCCTGGTGGGGGCGGGCCTGTATGCTGTCGGCGCCGGCCACATCAACTGGGGCCTGGCGGCCTTGCAGGCCGGCAGCCTGGACGGGGTGATGAAGGTGGTGGCCGGCCTGTTTGTCTCGCCGCTGCTGGGTTTCGCGCTGGGCTTTGTCGTCATGAAGCTGCTTTTCCATCTGCTCCAAGGGGCCCGCAGCAGCGTCCGGCGGGTGTTCGTCGCCTCGCAATATCTCAGCGTCGCCTGGCTGGGTTTTTCCCACGGCGCCAACGACGCCCAAAAGGGCATGGCGGTGATTGCCATGATGCTGCTGGCCAGCGGTGTCACCCCCGGTTTCACCGTGCCCACCTGGGTGATCCTGTTGTGCGCCAGCTCCATCACCGTGGGGACGATGTTCGGCGGCTGGAAGATCATCAAAACCCTGGGCTTCGGGCTGTTCCGGGTGAAGCTGATCCACTCCGTGGCCAGCCAGGTGGGCGCGGCGGCGGTCAATTCCCTGGCCACCGCCCTGGGTGCGCCCACCTCCACCACCCAGGTGGTGACCGCCTCTCTGCTGGGCAATGGCGCGGCGGAAAAACCCAGCCATGTGAGATGGCGCACGGCGGCGGGCATTGTTGCCGGGTGGTGGTTCAACGTCCCCAGCTCGATGCTGTTGGGGGCCTGGTACTGCTGGCTGTGTCTGAAGTTGTGGGGGTGA
- a CDS encoding methyltransferase domain-containing protein, translated as MRPALSPEQLKTVYRHLARRYDLQHALITARSDQRGRKLLVDATVKPGDRVLDCGAGTGTTGIMAARKVGRQGRVVLFDLSEAMLAEARRKIAAAGLQSRIGFQAGDMVHLPYRDGSFDVVLSSYSLCPLYDPVAGALELYRVTRPGGRLGIAHSSEPDAPWVKVLATAIEAVAWRLPWLSMGCRPVNVLPALKQAGARVVLSKKIGVPLWPFAVLVLEKPV; from the coding sequence ATGCGCCCGGCCCTGAGTCCGGAACAACTGAAAACGGTATACCGCCACCTCGCCCGGCGCTATGATCTTCAGCATGCCCTCATCACCGCGAGGTCCGATCAGCGAGGCAGAAAGCTGCTGGTGGACGCCACCGTGAAACCGGGCGACCGGGTGCTGGACTGCGGCGCGGGCACCGGCACCACCGGCATCATGGCAGCGCGCAAAGTGGGCCGGCAGGGCCGGGTGGTGTTGTTTGATCTCAGCGAAGCCATGCTGGCCGAAGCGCGCCGGAAAATCGCAGCGGCGGGCCTGCAAAGCCGGATAGGGTTTCAGGCCGGTGATATGGTCCACCTGCCCTACCGCGACGGCAGTTTTGATGTGGTCCTCTCCAGCTACAGCCTCTGTCCCCTGTACGATCCGGTGGCGGGCGCCCTGGAGCTGTACCGCGTCACCCGCCCCGGCGGCAGGCTCGGTATCGCCCACTCCAGCGAGCCGGACGCCCCCTGGGTCAAAGTACTGGCCACCGCAATCGAAGCCGTTGCCTGGCGCCTGCCCTGGCTCTCCATGGGCTGCCGCCCGGTGAACGTCCTCCCGGCGCTGAAGCAGGCCGGCGCCCGTGTGGTTTTGTCAAAAAAGATCGGCGTGCCCTTGTGGCCCTTCGCCGTGCTGGTACTGGAAAAGCCCGTTTGA